From the genome of Eucalyptus grandis isolate ANBG69807.140 chromosome 2, ASM1654582v1, whole genome shotgun sequence, one region includes:
- the LOC104428152 gene encoding urease accessory protein D isoform X1, translating to MNKEAEMETGKIVIEKVRGKSTVTSSFSKYPLKFIIPRKVGPSRVDAIWIYALTYGGGIVSGDAISFKLEIGDGCTAVLTTQSSTKVYKSLGSKCSEQYLEADIGSGSMLVLIPDPVTCFSTARYFQKQVFRVRSDSNLVLVDWITSGRHESGEKWDFALYKSTNNIFLEGDEPLFLDTVLLEHGSIVPLAERMQDYQVIAMVVLLGPLLRHIQGQIQEDVKRMMAEQLQGSPARWDRKMTSNMHDFATKPSLIVSCSAFGHKFVQGGGIIVRVASMTTESVYQFLKHQLAGLEALLGVLPYS from the exons ATGAACAAGGAGGCGGAGATGGAAACGGGGAAGATAGTGATCGAGAAAGTGAGGGGCAAGTCGACGGTCACCAGTTCATTCTCCAAATACCCACTCAAGTTCATCATCCCTCGCAAG GTGGGTCCTTCGCGAGTCGATGCCATTTGGATCTATGCTCTCACCTATGGCGGCGGCATCGTCTCC GGAGATGCTATTTCTTTTAAGCTTGAGATTGGAGATGGTTGCACAGCTGTCTTAACAACTCAATCTTCCACTAAG GTTTATAAGTCTCTGGGATCAAAATGCTCTGAACAGTACCTTGAG GCAGACATCGGGAGTGGCTCCATGTTGGTCCTTATTCCAGATCCAGTGACTTGTTTTTCCACTGCGAGGTACTTCCAAAAGCAGGTTTTTAGGGTGCGTTCGGATTCAAATTTGGTCCTAGTTGACTGGATTACAAGCGGACGGCATGAAAGTGGAGAAAAATGGGATTTTGCGCTTTATAAGAGCACCAACAACATTTTCTTAGAGGGTGATGAGCCTTTATTTCTCGATACG GTATTGCTAGAGCATGGAAGTATTGTTCCTCTCGCAGAGCGCATGCAGGATTATCAAGTCATTGCAATGGTTGTACTTTTAGG GCCTTTGTTGAGGCATATTCAAGGCCAAATTCAAGAAGATGTGAAGAGGATGATGGCTGAGCAACTACAAGGTTCTCCTGCTCGATGGGATCGCAAGATGACATCCAATATGCATGATTTTGCCACTAAACCATCCTTAATAGTGTCTTGCAGTGCCTTTGGCCATAAg TTTGTACAGGGAGGAGGTATCATTGTTCGAGTAGCTTCCATGACAACCGAATCAGTATATCAATTCCTGAAGCATCAACTAGCTGGCTTGGAGGCATTGCTGGGGGTTTTGCCTTATTCTTGA
- the LOC104428152 gene encoding urease accessory protein D isoform X2, whose product MNKEAEMETGKIVIEKVRGKSTVTSSFSKYPLKFIIPRKVGPSRVDAIWIYALTYGGGIVSGDAISFKLEIGDGCTAVLTTQSSTKVYKSLGSKCSEQYLEADIGSGSMLVLIPDPVTCFSTARYFQKQVFRVRSDSNLVLVDWITSGRHESGEKWDFALYKSTNNIFLEGDEPLFLDTVLLEHGSIVPLAERMQDYQVIAMVVLLGPLLRHIQGQIQEDVKRMMAEQLQGSPARWDRKMTSNMHDFATKPSLIVSCSAFGHKGGGIIVRVASMTTESVYQFLKHQLAGLEALLGVLPYS is encoded by the exons ATGAACAAGGAGGCGGAGATGGAAACGGGGAAGATAGTGATCGAGAAAGTGAGGGGCAAGTCGACGGTCACCAGTTCATTCTCCAAATACCCACTCAAGTTCATCATCCCTCGCAAG GTGGGTCCTTCGCGAGTCGATGCCATTTGGATCTATGCTCTCACCTATGGCGGCGGCATCGTCTCC GGAGATGCTATTTCTTTTAAGCTTGAGATTGGAGATGGTTGCACAGCTGTCTTAACAACTCAATCTTCCACTAAG GTTTATAAGTCTCTGGGATCAAAATGCTCTGAACAGTACCTTGAG GCAGACATCGGGAGTGGCTCCATGTTGGTCCTTATTCCAGATCCAGTGACTTGTTTTTCCACTGCGAGGTACTTCCAAAAGCAGGTTTTTAGGGTGCGTTCGGATTCAAATTTGGTCCTAGTTGACTGGATTACAAGCGGACGGCATGAAAGTGGAGAAAAATGGGATTTTGCGCTTTATAAGAGCACCAACAACATTTTCTTAGAGGGTGATGAGCCTTTATTTCTCGATACG GTATTGCTAGAGCATGGAAGTATTGTTCCTCTCGCAGAGCGCATGCAGGATTATCAAGTCATTGCAATGGTTGTACTTTTAGG GCCTTTGTTGAGGCATATTCAAGGCCAAATTCAAGAAGATGTGAAGAGGATGATGGCTGAGCAACTACAAGGTTCTCCTGCTCGATGGGATCGCAAGATGACATCCAATATGCATGATTTTGCCACTAAACCATCCTTAATAGTGTCTTGCAGTGCCTTTGGCCATAAg GGAGGAGGTATCATTGTTCGAGTAGCTTCCATGACAACCGAATCAGTATATCAATTCCTGAAGCATCAACTAGCTGGCTTGGAGGCATTGCTGGGGGTTTTGCCTTATTCTTGA